One stretch of Bacteroidia bacterium DNA includes these proteins:
- a CDS encoding AAA family ATPase yields the protein MENDEIEITPEFSQALSILTNPIYNCVFITGKAGTGKSTLLKYYIKNCAPKDKTVVLAPTGIAAVNIGGQTIHSFFGFPLRIVVEEDIPTLNEQSTTYKLINTVEVIVIDEISMVRADILDAIDTYLRLNTTKGCIPFGGKKMIFFGDVFQLPPVLPDKQEEQKDLLEKFKKRYPSPYFFEAQVFKKQHIEVFELQTIHRQKDKEFADILNKIRIADVRFFNDPHLDKLNQRYQPDFKINFNDDSINILTKNQDVEHFNKTGIAQLNGKSYVYRGIIQGQFPLTNLPAPMELELKVGAKVMFLRNKRMALNLLYKTDCDEGEEPYEIIANTGWQNGTIGRVEYLDENNIVVSIKDEESSSNRLVIVEKEVWENVKYEYAETKENDKIEKKIVATVLGTYSQYPLKLAYAITVHKSQGMTFQKANIDVSSAFADGQVYVALSRVKSLSGLCLLAPVQAQKITVNPRVMEFYEKYIKKK from the coding sequence GGAAAACGACGAAATAGAAATTACACCTGAATTTAGCCAAGCTCTATCTATCTTAACTAATCCTATCTACAACTGCGTATTTATCACAGGAAAAGCAGGTACAGGTAAAAGTACACTATTAAAGTACTACATTAAAAATTGCGCTCCAAAAGATAAAACCGTCGTTTTAGCACCAACAGGTATAGCTGCTGTCAATATTGGCGGGCAAACTATACACTCATTTTTTGGTTTTCCACTCCGTATTGTAGTAGAGGAAGATATACCAACTTTGAACGAACAATCTACTACCTACAAGCTCATAAACACAGTTGAAGTCATTGTCATTGATGAAATTTCTATGGTACGTGCAGATATCTTAGACGCGATAGATACTTACCTGCGCTTGAACACCACTAAAGGCTGTATTCCTTTTGGGGGTAAAAAAATGATATTTTTTGGCGATGTATTTCAATTGCCACCTGTACTACCAGATAAACAAGAGGAACAGAAAGATTTATTAGAAAAATTCAAAAAACGTTATCCTAGTCCGTATTTTTTTGAAGCACAAGTATTTAAAAAACAACATATAGAAGTGTTTGAACTTCAAACTATCCACAGACAAAAGGATAAAGAATTTGCAGATATTCTTAACAAAATACGCATAGCTGATGTACGTTTTTTTAATGATCCCCACTTAGATAAGCTTAATCAACGCTATCAGCCTGATTTCAAAATAAATTTTAACGATGATAGCATAAACATACTGACAAAAAACCAAGATGTAGAGCATTTTAATAAAACAGGTATTGCTCAACTTAATGGAAAAAGCTATGTTTATCGTGGGATTATTCAAGGTCAATTTCCTTTGACTAACCTCCCTGCTCCTATGGAATTAGAACTTAAGGTCGGTGCAAAAGTAATGTTTTTAAGAAATAAACGTATGGCTCTTAATCTTTTATATAAAACCGATTGCGATGAGGGGGAAGAACCCTACGAAATTATTGCTAATACAGGCTGGCAAAATGGGACCATAGGGCGAGTAGAGTACTTAGACGAAAATAACATTGTAGTAAGCATCAAAGATGAAGAAAGCAGCTCAAACCGTTTGGTTATCGTGGAAAAAGAGGTATGGGAAAATGTTAAGTATGAGTATGCAGAAACAAAAGAGAATGATAAAATTGAAAAAAAAATTGTCGCTACTGTATTAGGAACATACAGCCAATATCCCCTCAAACTTGCTTATGCCATTACTGTACATAAAAGCCAAGGTATGACCTTTCAAAAAGCAAATATAGATGTATCTTCGGCTTTTGCAGATGGACAAGTATATGTAGCGCTAAGTAGGGTAAAAAGCTTGTCAGGACTTTGCTTGCTAGCCCCTGTACAAGCACAAAAAATTACAGTAAATCCCCGCGTAATGGAATTTTATGAAAAATACATTAAGAAAAAGTAA